tttacgagatgaaaaacaaataaaaaatagagaaaaatgtaacattcacaatatttttcacaacatttttaccactaatgctaagtagcaggttgttacagcttgttattgatggcaaaaaaataattattgtgatattttcaaattgaaaacaaaaagtaaCTTAAAACataggatttattgtaaaaaacaTTGTGAATATtgcacttcaaaaaaaaaaaaaaggaacaataataagagtttagttagcaaacttttactaattCTCATTTATGTATACCACTAGAACCactcttttacttaccactatcaatctgcTATAtcaaaagtatgaaaaattttgtcaaattttttatgtgtataaaatttctaaaaaaagaaaaaaaatctacgtagttcatgttaattagcaataattttatatttaaaacaagataatcaattttcacCTTAGGCctccaaatgcatcaagccgtCCCGGCGTCTAAGAGACTCAAATTTCTTCTGGGCTTGGGTACCAACAGTGCATTTTGCCCATGTTAAAAAGAAtagttcatttaaaaaaatatatacaaaaaggTTTCTAAAAGAATGAAATTGTGTATTAATTGAATTCCTTGCTGGTTTAAAGGGTTACTATCTCATGTTACTATGTTGGTAATTCATCTTTTTTCAGCATGAATGTATAGTGGCGATAAATCTATGTGTAATTTCAAACTGTCCGCCCCCTCCATGGCTCTGTTAGCAAATCTATATATTATGGTCTGTAGAAATACAAAGCTAGATTTATGTGATAGACcacatttattaattataaacaCTTTCATGTATATCATTTTGTTTTGGGGTTGTGTAGAACTTAAACTCAAAGATGTGTAATTGGATGTGAACCTGATCAGTTTCATCTGATTCGTGCCTATTAGCTATCAGTCAACTGTCTCTTCTCTCTATAATTATAAATTGAGTTGAGGTATAGCAGGTCCCAACTGTTTACAGTGCAAGAGACTCTTGCCGGTTCTTCATGAGCTGGTGATGTCTATTGGTAACCATATAGTGATGTCTATATGTAACCATATAGTGATATCTATATGAGTAGCTGGATCATATGTTTCCCCAAAGCTAAATCTCTGTGTTCTAAATAGTTGATGTTATAGGGAATTAGTAATATCTGATGGGTTTATATGCAGGGGGAAGATTTTCAATGGATAACAGTGGAACTTGAATGCCCTGACCCCTCAGAAGATGATTGGGTTGCAGTTTTTTCGCCTGCAAAGTTCAAGTAATAATTGCATTGGCGGATATTTTGAATTTCCTTTCTGGTTTGTTTTACTCGGTTTGACTGCATCTAAGactaaaatttacaaaaatactaCTAAACGAAAGTTGTAATTCTTATTAGTGCGTCAATTAACAATAATTTCTGAATGATTATATAAATCATTGTCATGCACATCATTGTTGATAGCTGCATgttgtaggattttttttaatctatattttAGAGCCTATGTACTAAAGAAGTCATCCTATAATGGCAGCTCATCTACCTGCCCACCTGTTATTTTCCCAGGACAAGAGGCTCCACATCTATGCACAGCTCCAATAAAGGTATGCAATTATGCATCATTGCAATCAATCCAATGTTGAATTCAAGTTAATTATGAACCATTTGAATTTAACCCATCTATCTAACTAATTTCATAATGATTGTGTTTCATTTTCAGTATAAGTTTGCCAATGATTCCAATGCTGAGTATATGAAGACAGGGAAAGCATCTTTAAAATTTCGACTGATTAATCAGAGGGCAGATTTCTCAATTGCATTATTCTCAGGTGGTTTGTCACATGTAAGTCActgtctttctcttttatttatttattgagttgTACTCAATTCTATTCTTATAGTTCAAAGCTTCGTATGTTTAAAATATACTAGTTCTCACATAGATGCTGGTATTGTCTTGGTGCAATTACTTCTTTTAATTCTCAAGCCTAAATCATTCAGAAAAGCTGAGGACACTTCAAGTGTAGACTAAGTTTGTATTCCTGTATTGCAGCCAAAACTATTGGCAGTTTCAAATACTGTAACTTTTGCAAATCCAAAGGCACCAGTTTATCCTCGCCTCTCTCAAGGGAAGTCTTGGAATGAAGTAAGTtcattatgttttttcttttcatggaCATCTGGATATTTATCCTCAAAGCCTAGCTAACTTTTTGAAACAATAATCTAATGGTGTTAGCACTTGAACACCCAAGCATTACTTTTTGGAAGGAAAGTCCTTTTGAGAAGTCAAAATAAAGTGGTCATACTGAtattataaaattctttttccttttaatcaGCAAGAagtcaaaatattttaacataaaGGAACAATGTTTTCAATAATTTGTTTTACcagatgtatgtatatatgcaCTCACATCTTTCTAAAATACTGTTATGCTATTATGCAGATGGCAGTAACCTGGACAAGCGGCTATAACATTATTGATGCTGTGACTTTTGTTGAGTGGGGTTTTAAGGGAGAATCTCAAACTCAATCACCAGCTGGAACGTTGACTTTTCATCGTGAAGCCATGTGTGGTATGATCTATGTCCTCTTCTTACTATGGTGATTTTAATCATCAATGTAACCCATTGTTCTTAAGAAAAGCTTTGCTTCTTCACCTTGCCTGTTTTCTTGTTGTCAAATTAAGCGTCACGTCAAAAATCCTGCCATGCTGTGtgagtatgtgtgtgtgtgtgtgtttttttttttttttttttttaaaatgtcacAATTGTGCTCCTATTTCATCCTTAAATGATTGTAAAGCTATTACTAATGCTCTTTTATCTAGTTGGCATTTTGGTGATTTAGTGAATGAGTTCAGTATGCCTTGGCATTATattcaacaaaacaaataaagaaactCCGAAACTCAATATAAAGTATCGAACttttacttaataaaaagaacttgaaaactattaaaaaattagttgaagCTTCTGCAACTCACCATGGACCTGAGCTGGAAAACTATTCACCCAAGAATATGAGAATTGTAAGTCATAGTACTAATGAAGTTGGACTCTTCATTCTGCAGGTCCACCAGCTAGAACAATTGGTTGGCGCGATCCTGGTTACATTCATACAAGCTTCTTAAAAGATTTGTGGCCAAACTCACTGTAAGCACTTTAACTAACAAACTTTATATCATAGAAGTGCCTAGATCATTGTTTTTTAGCCTCTCTGATGATGATTGTTTATTCAGATACACATACAAGCTAGGCCATAGGTTATTTAATGGTTCCTACATCTGGAGCAAGTCTTATTATTTTAAGTCATCACCATATCCAGGGCAGGACTCATTACAGCGTGTTGTAATATTTGGTGACATGGGAAAGGTATTAATTATGATTTCTGGTTATCAAAAGAATTATTAAAGCATTTCTCTTGATAGTTGTAATAGAAGTTAATAAATTTATCTGCTCTTTCCTCAGATTTTTAATATCAAAGGTTAACAACATGCATCAAGCAGCATCTCTGCTCAATTCATGAGTGAAACTAAATATAACTACCAGTATTTGATGAGTTTAAAATctataattaagaaatttagtGTAAAAgcatggaaggaaaaaaaaaaaatgtactatAGCGGCTTCTCTAAATCTCTTCTTACTAGTGGTTCATTTTCCTTTAGTGTCAATAGATCTAGGAAAGATTCATGGTTTCTCCATTTCTCACATTAAAAAGTGTATGCCCTCTCGTATTcactattaagtattaactagATCTTTGGTGCGATGGTTACTTTACAAGTATAATTGCTTATGGGGTGTGGCCGTGTGGGGGGCAAGGACCGGGGTTTAAATCTCTagaagggagcttcacacacatatagacttagattaggctagagtagaatttctatctcatatcgaaccaaaaaaaaaaaaaatcaactacataAAGAATGTTGAATGGACAATAAAGGCAGTTTACATCACTAAATGTGTGGTTACATGACATTTAATTGTTCCATATAGCCTGTCAGGTACATATTATACTCTTTTAGCATTtgtaaaaagtgaaatttataaTTGGTCCACATGTTTTAGGCTGAACGGGATGGGTCAAATGACTCAAATGAGGACAAAAATTATCAGCCGGGGTCACTTAATACCACAGATCAACTCATCAAAGATTTGGACAACATTgacatactttttcacattgGAGATATCACATATGCAAATGGATATATCTCGCAGTGGGACCAGTTCACATCACAGGTtgagcccattgcatcaactaTACCATATATGATTGCAAGGTTAGCATGCTTGAAATATCCTTGTTCCTTCACATGTATTATGTTTTAAGCATAAGTTTGTGCTATCTTATTGATGTGTAGTATTCCTGCAGTGGCAATCATGAACGTGATGTACCAGGGACAGGCTCCTTCTTTGAAACCAATGATTCTGGTGGTGAATGTGGTGTGCTTGCTGAGACCATGTTTTATGTTCCTGCTGAGAATAGAGCTAAGTTTTGGTAAGTAATGCGAACTCTTCTGTAAATCAATTTTGGTATGTAATATTAGTTCTCTCTGAGATATTAGAGGTAATACTACAAGAAAGAGATATGAAAGATAAAACAGTGAGTGTTGGTACTCAAGGGTTGAGTACTTGAGTGTTGAACTTAAATTAGTGGCACATACCTATGCAAAAGAAAAGCAGGGTTAATGTCTACAGGAATTTTCTACGTGTGCCAAACATTGTGCAAGTAGTCTAGTTCCAGTTGATTACTCTATGCCTGCTATTTAAAAATGTTGTTAATTGATAATCTCTATTAGAATAATAACTAAATGATATTCCCCATCCAAATAAGTTTTCGGGACAAGTGACAGTTTATCATGGTATAGAAATAGGTGCCTAAATTCTAACTCTATCTATGCTTTGCCTCCTATAAAAGGTCAAAAAACCCCGTGTTGGGCAATACTTATTTAGGGGAAGCCTAAACCTACACACGAGCGgagtgttagaataatggttaaaagatTCAATTCAGAATTTCTTACCAGCTTTAGCTTTTGGGACAAATTGTAATTTATCAATCTCTACAGGTATTCAACGGATTATGGCATGTTCCACTTCTGTATAGCTGACAGTGAACATGATTGGAGGGAGGGCTCTGAACAGTACAAATTTATAGAGAAATGTCTTGCATCAGCTGATAGGCAGAAACAACCATGGTTGATTTTTGCAGCTCATCGTGTTCTTGGTTATTCCTCCAATTATTGGAAGGATGGCTCATATGGGGAGTCTATGGGAAGGGAGAGCTTGCAAAAGCTCTGGCAGAAGTACAAAGTGGACATTGCATTCTATGGTCATGTTCATAATTATGAAAGAACATGCCCCATTTACCAGGTATGGATAACAGGAATGAAGATTTCTTACCCTCTAACcatcaaattattaaacaaaacaataaaataatgatgtTACACATGCTTAAATTTTGCAGTACTATATCCTGCCTATGAATTGCAATAATATATTCCTTAACCACTTTCACGGTGCTGACAATGTTGGCATCTAAGCTCATGGTGGTAGTTATGAGCTACTTACTGATACTAGCCGatgtcagagagagagagagaatcattttttgtgtgggaaaaatatgaattgaatggGAGATAGAACaacatatctatatatatatatataaggaaagaCCTTATGTTGGAGAGTATAAAGTTGTGTCATATGGGCACATTCCTTGAAGTAAtctttatttagttttctatttcaacaaagtttgcatttatattaaagtattagttcattgaattaACCAATAGAGTaaatacatatattaattatctattattgtgcattaattatttatattaaatgaatttatatgattatttttataaactctataaagaaaataatttttagttggaataataataataaattttgaatataacaTTCTTACTCATGTTTAGTTGCTTTGACAACAATTGTCATAAGagccataaaaaaattaaatatttgtgaattcactaaaaCTAATCTTAATCCTTTAAATTTCCTAACTCCTTTGTGTGGGTGTGCACgcctatgtgtgtgtgtggaactaACACTTTAGTTTGTATTCTATGTAATTAGAAAGActactaatataataaatatgttttttttttttttttttttatatattaaggacacgattttgtaacgacccaaaatgatattgggttcgcacgtaaacaggcccaaacaatataatttgtagagcgtgggtattaagaactagattaacttttgTGGAATGAAAAGTTTCACCCTCATGTATATTGAAAGCCCAGAACTGGCACAACAATTGATTTTTCTCTTGTAATCGATACAGTTCTTTTGCTTTTcacgttcttcttcttcagtctttccttttcttttctcttttatgtCCAATCTCCTTCCATttttgcatgttcttctttcagtttatatatcaacctctgtgttccatcctcaccacacacgtgtaggttgggttcgggggatttctttctgtcccatctagcacctcctggaacttcctatgggcagctgtaaggctgcctccttactgttcaggtatcacctccacattaatgcggccagagagttggttgagaggtaattaatgcggaggcagctgtagttatagatatttgtttgccttttctttcttacccttggtctgttATCCTATCTTTAGTGGTGACATAATTCCGAGGTCCGGTTGTAACAAGACTGCCTCCTgctcgtcctcggacgcatactgccgaggagtatggcgtcctcggacgaatacggAACTCTACCTtcgtgatattgactaccacCCCCCCTCGGTAATTACCCTTACGACCTGAtttggcctcctcggacggatatgcatccttggatgggccataggcccaacgatcctgaccttaatgggcctgttgATTGACTGGCCCccacattaattattttaagcataataaaattttaatatcatttttctaagatttatatgagaaaaaattggcttttttatgtgagaaacaattgatttgaaatatgatatttttactcaaatttaattgtttttgcaacaattgaaacCATGTCCAACATaaaggggaaattttttttttgtaacacacaatcaagaatgtaaaaaaaataatcgaaggatatatgcattttttggTAGGCATGAAACATGCCTATCTATATTAGCCattatatcatgcaattttcaatttgtaaacacacacacacacacacacacatatatatagaatGATCAAATCACTATGCTACTCTTAGTGtatttctattttgtctatatataaaataactaaagattacaattttttacaatgaaatttattgaaatatcttttttataaattgatagtTGGGGGTGGGGGTCTACATCCTGAATGTTTCTATTGGAAATTGAGGTGTCAATCAGTTAAGTTACAAGATTTTTTGTAAAACTTATCAAAATATtggaaaaaactaataataagttgTACTCTCAACTAGTTTATAATAAGAATATGGGGAGAAGAAGAGccaaattaaaagaaagaggaagggATGAAGAGTAATAGTAAGGTAGAGAGTAGTGGAGAGatacaaaatgtaaaaaaagaGGAGGAAATTTTGGAGGAACTGTGACAAAGGtggaaaattaataaagagtagaatagtaaaaaaaggagaaagagttGGATACAAGTGGATGACGTTACCACTACGATAGAGTAGAAAAATTAaggctaaaatgtaaaattgaccCTCTTAGTTTCTTAAGATTTCATTTCAGTGTtctaattttgcttttgttcatttcaatcatctaaatttcagatttattcaattaaggtctttcattaaaattttgttaaaattttttgaaaaaaaaatttggaaaatatttttcaaccattaattgaattttttaattaaaaaatttgaagataaatcttaaaaattgaaaaattaaccataACATATGACAAAAATGGATGGaaaaaccttaattgaataaacttgaaagttagagaattgaaatgaatgaaagcaaaattagaggactgaaatgaaatatgaaaaaacttagaaagtcaattttgtattttagccaaaaattaATTGCTAGAATTGATgattgatttggttttttgttttgtttttttttttttttttttgagaaaagattgATTTGgtattaagggtctgtttggataaaacttattttattgaaactgaaaactgaaaacactataacaaaataatttttaaatgtgtaaatagtattgtgggacccatttttaatgaaaaagtaattgGAAAGTGGAATTTGttggtccgtgaacagtgcatccgtgcactgttcacggttgacttggtcaaatagtgcggctggaaccaaaaaaaaaaaaagtcagaaaaCGCAAACGCAACCACTTATAATTCGAATCCAAACTCCCTCTAAGTGTACAATTTATTGCTTGTTACAGCATACCAAGTATATTTTGGTATCACATATGAAGCATCATTGATTGTAAATATTGCCAAATGCCTAATTCAATTAAAGGATAAGTTGCCAATAGCATTATAGCTAGACATGTCAAATTAAAtgaccagttttttttttttttttttgctaggtaattGTTTATGCAGGTGCAGGGGCTCGAACCCCTGAGCTGAAGGTCACTAAGGAGACCGGGTACCACTTGGGCCAACAGGCCCGGTAAATTAAATGACCAGTTGTTAAGTATCTTTTTAGCCATATATATCATACTCATTCTTAGTGTCACATGAACATCTGATCGCTTGGCTATCGTTTTATTTCTAACTCACTTAGTGTTTATGTGTGTTATCCAGAATCGCTGTGTGAATACAGAAAAAACTCACTATTCAGGCACGGTGAATGGAACAATCCATATAGTTGTAGGAGCAGGAGGGTATCGATTAAATTCAGATCCACAATTAAAAACCAATTGGAGTATTTATACCAAAGTTTCTGGCTTTGGTTTTGGCAAACTCACTGCACTCAACCACTCATCCCTTCTCTTTGAATACAAAAGGAGCAGTGATGGTGAGGTATATGATTCCTTCACCATTTCAAGGGACTACAGGGATGTGTTAGCATGTGTACATGATGGCTGTGAACCAACCACATTAGCTACATGAGTTAATATAATTCAGCTTTgtacttgaaaataaaatggtccTCCATTATCAATGCAGTTTTAGTATTACTACTTCAAAATAAACACGAAGTTATGAACTTCAGTTATGAGTTTATATTATTCATCTTTGCTTTTCTTTGACATGGAAATTTGTAGTTAAGATTTTGCCTCTCGTATCTGAATACAAATCATCTG
The Quercus lobata isolate SW786 chromosome 10, ValleyOak3.0 Primary Assembly, whole genome shotgun sequence DNA segment above includes these coding regions:
- the LOC115963617 gene encoding probable inactive purple acid phosphatase 27 isoform X1, producing MLGEDFQWITVELECPDPSEDDWVAVFSPAKFNSSTCPPVIFPGQEAPHLCTAPIKYKFANDSNAEYMKTGKASLKFRLINQRADFSIALFSGGLSHPKLLAVSNTVTFANPKAPVYPRLSQGKSWNEMAVTWTSGYNIIDAVTFVEWGFKGESQTQSPAGTLTFHREAMCGPPARTIGWRDPGYIHTSFLKDLWPNSLYTYKLGHRLFNGSYIWSKSYYFKSSPYPGQDSLQRVVIFGDMGKAERDGSNDSNEDKNYQPGSLNTTDQLIKDLDNIDILFHIGDITYANGYISQWDQFTSQVEPIASTIPYMIASGNHERDVPGTGSFFETNDSGGECGVLAETMFYVPAENRAKFWYSTDYGMFHFCIADSEHDWREGSEQYKFIEKCLASADRQKQPWLIFAAHRVLGYSSNYWKDGSYGESMGRESLQKLWQKYKVDIAFYGHVHNYERTCPIYQNRCVNTEKTHYSGTVNGTIHIVVGAGGYRLNSDPQLKTNWSIYTKVSGFGFGKLTALNHSSLLFEYKRSSDGEVYDSFTISRDYRDVLACVHDGCEPTTLAT
- the LOC115963617 gene encoding probable inactive purple acid phosphatase 27 isoform X2, producing MLGEDFQWITVELECPDPSEDDWVAVFSPAKFNSSTCPPVIFPGQEAPHLCTAPIKYKFANDSNAEYMKTGKASLKFRLINQRADFSIALFSGGLSHMAVTWTSGYNIIDAVTFVEWGFKGESQTQSPAGTLTFHREAMCGPPARTIGWRDPGYIHTSFLKDLWPNSLYTYKLGHRLFNGSYIWSKSYYFKSSPYPGQDSLQRVVIFGDMGKAERDGSNDSNEDKNYQPGSLNTTDQLIKDLDNIDILFHIGDITYANGYISQWDQFTSQVEPIASTIPYMIASGNHERDVPGTGSFFETNDSGGECGVLAETMFYVPAENRAKFWYSTDYGMFHFCIADSEHDWREGSEQYKFIEKCLASADRQKQPWLIFAAHRVLGYSSNYWKDGSYGESMGRESLQKLWQKYKVDIAFYGHVHNYERTCPIYQNRCVNTEKTHYSGTVNGTIHIVVGAGGYRLNSDPQLKTNWSIYTKVSGFGFGKLTALNHSSLLFEYKRSSDGEVYDSFTISRDYRDVLACVHDGCEPTTLAT